The Desulfonatronum thiodismutans nucleotide sequence TGAGCAAACCTTTCCCACTGCCTCGGGGGTCATATGAAAGCGTTCATCCGTTGATCCGTTCACCGTCTCCACGATCCGGGCCGTGGGAAGGAAGCCCTTCACTATCTCGCTTTCCAAGGCCACAATGGCTTCACAAACCCTAAGCTCTCTCCCTGTTGGCATTGCCGCCGCGCCTTTAAGCATCTTCCAGGCATGCCTTTGGTGGGCTTTCAGCCAATCCGCCAACCCACAAGCCCGCGTCATAACGTCCAGGGAAAGCGGGGCATCAATCGCTTTCTCGTCAAGGATTGCATCCATGGCATGCAATTGTAACGCAATCCTCAAGCATTGCCCGCGCAACTTGGCAAGCATGCTGTCTTCATCCTCTTCAGTTCCCAACCATGCTTCAAGGGCAAGCTGATCATGCCACTTGATATAGTATTCTTTCGCTTCACGGTCACAATCGATAACGAGGGGCTGTTGTTCTCGCTCTTTCGTATCGTTAAAATCAAGAATAGTTGCTTGTTCCATAGTTAAGCCCTCTCTTCCTTTCTGATCTTGTAAAGGCCATTGATAAGCCTTTCAATGGTGTTGATTGCCTCAAAACTTTCTGATCTCTCATTGAAATAGGAAGGAGCTTTGATTGCTGCATTGATCATCAGGAAACGAGAAAGAAAGCCGGTCGCTTTATCTGATCCCGTGAAAATATCTTTTGCTTGCACTGGTTGGATTGTTCCATATAAGCTTATGCAAGCATTAGGTACATATGAAACACGACTTTGGTTGATCCTGGATGTTTTCCATGGTCCGCTATCGTATGCACTCATCAACCTGTTTTTCGTTCCACCGCCTGGGCCGTTGCTGTACTTGTCCAACTCAAGCAACAACCCGGCAAGCTCATCACGATAGGCAAGAATTCCAAATGGGTTTACCGCTAGAGTATCGGTCAAGCTTTCAACGGTCCAATCATCAACCAATATATCTTCACGTCTTGGCTTTTCCGGCTTTGGTCCTGGCACTGTATCCTTACGCTTGCTTTCCTTGCCCCATTGTAACAACTCAAGCTCGTAACGCTCTAGGGCCTCTTCAAATCGCTTTTGAAACTGTCGCTCAAGCTTCCTTACCAAACGAAAGAAAAAGCTCGTTACAGGGCTTTTGCCGCTTCCTGATAGGGCAACAAGGGCAAGGTATAGGTTCCCGTATTCAACCCAACCCGTTTTGATCTTCAAACCCATTGCCCGCCCGATCATGGCCGCAACCACTGCAAGCAAAGGGGCAATTGCTGCCTCAATCGGGGCACTCTTCGCTATTGCAACCTCTTTGATCAGGTGGGCAACGTCAGGATGAAAGCAATGAAGCGGGGGAGGGGGGAGGTGATCGCATTTTTCTTGAATAATCCCAGAACAACCGGCATAACCGGCATTACTGGCAAAACCGTTGCCGTTATTGGGTTCCTGGCTGTGCCGGTTGTTTTTCGTACCGGCACAACCGGCATTTTTCAGGGCACGGGCCGCCGCTGCGAAGTCGCCGCCGTGTTCCAGTAGGGCAAAGATTGCGAAGGGGCTGTAACTCTGTTCAGCCTCAAACGGGGCCGCGTTCGTGCTGAAAACCATCAGCACCTTGCCGCCGTTCAGGGATGCACTCCACCCGGAATCCTTGCCGGGCCGCCGCAACCATTCCCGATCACCTTTCGTGATTCCCGCCTTGGTCCATCCATGCCGCTCCAGGATAGGCCAGGGATCGCCCTGCTCATTGAATTGATCGCCAGGACGGTCTCCCTGGTCATCAGCTTGCCGGGGTTCCTGTTTGGGCTTGGCCGGTAGTCGATCCAGGAAGCGGGCCGCCCGTATCAGAGTTTCCCACTGCTCTTTTGAGATTGTGACAATTTCTTGGAATGATCCCCCCATGAGTTCGTAGCCAGGGGATGGGTCCGCCAAGAAATATCCGCCCTCGCCTCGGGTCTCGATCATGCAGGGATGAATGAACCACTTGCCGCCGTCTTCCTGGGCCGTGTATGGCTTGCCCTCGAATTCGTGTTTTCCAGGACCGGGAACGGGGATATTGTCATGGGCAAGCTTGGCATTCCCTGGGATTGTCGCCCCCTCAACACGATACACGACATGCCGACCGCCGCTTTGAGTCCGCTGCCTCGTCAATTTGGCAACCAAGCCGGGTTCAACCGCCTCAACCAATTGCCGCCACTCTTCACCGAATGCCGCCTTGTGATCGAAGTCGAGGCATTCAAGCCCACCCGAAACTTTGCCCGCAACAATGGCAACGGCCTCGAAGTTCAAGGCGTCGATCTCTTGAGGGGTCAGTGCTTGTGCTTGGGACCGCTTCCAGGGGCCTTTCGGAGTCTTCAGCTTAGCATCAACGCTGATAACGGATAGGCCTGCCTGGGAATAAGCCTTGGCCGCCTGTTGGATTGGCAGAATAGATTCGCGGTTAAATGTCATGGCTGCCTTCCCGTGCTACCAGCGCTCGGTCCACCGCCCGATGGAGCCAGGTCCAAGTGGGCCACCCAAGAAAGGCCGCCAAAGTCACCAGAGCGTCCAGCCACCAAGATTGACAAAACTCGCGAAATGAGATATTATTTTTATGTTTTTTCATGAGTTACCTCTTTCAAAGCCTATGACCGCGCGGGGTCATAGGCTTTTCATTTGTCTCAATTTGTCTCAATTACGGGGTTGCACTCTTGAACCCTGGGCGTAAGCGGTCAGGTCGTGTGGCAGGTACCGGATTGCCCGTCCGTATTTCAGATATGCTGGTCCCCTGCTTTTAAGCCTCCATGCCTGAAGCGTTTTCATCGATACCCCCAGTTCCTTCGCTGCCTCTTTTTCGGTGAGGGCCGAGAGCACTGTCGCCCGGTTTTCAAGGTCTGTACGCATCATGATTTCTCCTGTGCTTTCGTGGAAAGCGTATAGGGTTGAAAAAAAAGGCTAATCGCCGCTGTATCGATACCTTGGGCCTTTTTTTGCGTAAGCCTACCTCGCTTTCCTGCCGAATCAACCCGCCTCGGCTGTTTGTTGTCCCTCATGTCAACCAAGACTGTTTCTGTCCTATTTAGGAACAAAAAAAGGCAGTAACCACAGATGGTTACTGCCTTGCACACAAAAGAGGGGAGGCAGGGCTATTTGCTTCGGGCCATTGTCTCGATCCGCTCTCTCAACTGTTTACTCGTTTCGTCGCCACGGTTCAGAATCTCGCAAATATGAACCAGTTCGTCTTGTTGCTCAAAAAGTCCTTCAGAAACGACACCTGCCTATCAATAGACCACCCCTGGGTTTACCGGGCCTGCCCCAAAGGGATCACCCTGCCTTGGCCGCTATGGGCATTGCTCAAAATCTCATCCATCACGCCCGCCGCATTATTCAACCGTTCATCCCTGACCTTGGCATAGCGTAGGGTCATGGCCGGGCTTTTGTGAGTGAGCAACTTCTGAAGGGTAGGCAGATCAACCTTGCCGCTGCTGATAAGGGCGCAAGCGTAGGCATGTCTCAGCCCGTGCATGGGCCGGAAGCCCTCGGGCAGGTTCGCCGCTTCCCGTATCCTGTTTATCTGCCTCTTGACGCAGGCAATATGCCTCTTGGGGTCTTTACCAGGGAACACCCATGGGGAAGGTCCACCTTCCATTGTCACCCTGGGGATGCTCTCAAGGATAGTCCGCGCCGTGCTGTTCAGAGGGATCGCTTGATCTTCGCCGCCCTTTGGGTTCGTTATCCT carries:
- a CDS encoding DUF3987 domain-containing protein; the protein is MEQATILDFNDTKEREQQPLVIDCDREAKEYYIKWHDQLALEAWLGTEEDEDSMLAKLRGQCLRIALQLHAMDAILDEKAIDAPLSLDVMTRACGLADWLKAHQRHAWKMLKGAAAMPTGRELRVCEAIVALESEIVKGFLPTARIVETVNGSTDERFHMTPEAVGKVCSKLGLEGARTGQQKGWSVSPDDIARFMKFLETTGTTGKPGKSEERQGFPGMPVENRTGTTGTDENATEREPTGTTGKTVTDPEDVEVF
- a CDS encoding DUF3987 domain-containing protein encodes the protein MTFNRESILPIQQAAKAYSQAGLSVISVDAKLKTPKGPWKRSQAQALTPQEIDALNFEAVAIVAGKVSGGLECLDFDHKAAFGEEWRQLVEAVEPGLVAKLTRQRTQSGGRHVVYRVEGATIPGNAKLAHDNIPVPGPGKHEFEGKPYTAQEDGGKWFIHPCMIETRGEGGYFLADPSPGYELMGGSFQEIVTISKEQWETLIRAARFLDRLPAKPKQEPRQADDQGDRPGDQFNEQGDPWPILERHGWTKAGITKGDREWLRRPGKDSGWSASLNGGKVLMVFSTNAAPFEAEQSYSPFAIFALLEHGGDFAAAARALKNAGCAGTKNNRHSQEPNNGNGFASNAGYAGCSGIIQEKCDHLPPPPLHCFHPDVAHLIKEVAIAKSAPIEAAIAPLLAVVAAMIGRAMGLKIKTGWVEYGNLYLALVALSGSGKSPVTSFFFRLVRKLERQFQKRFEEALERYELELLQWGKESKRKDTVPGPKPEKPRREDILVDDWTVESLTDTLAVNPFGILAYRDELAGLLLELDKYSNGPGGGTKNRLMSAYDSGPWKTSRINQSRVSYVPNACISLYGTIQPVQAKDIFTGSDKATGFLSRFLMINAAIKAPSYFNERSESFEAINTIERLINGLYKIRKEERA
- a CDS encoding helix-turn-helix domain-containing protein, with the protein product MMRTDLENRATVLSALTEKEAAKELGVSMKTLQAWRLKSRGPAYLKYGRAIRYLPHDLTAYAQGSRVQPRN